The Bacillaceae bacterium S4-13-56 region GCAGGTTCATAAATAATCAAGGAGGAATGAAAATGTTTAAATTTTTTAAACGAGTATCAACGGTGGTAAGTTCAGAATTAAATGCTATGATCGATAAGGCGGAAGATCCGGTTAAAATGCTGGATCAATTTATGAGGGAAATGGCTGAGGATATTCGTGAATCTGAGACAGCTGTTGCAAAGTTAATTTCTAATGAGAAGTTGCTTCAAAGAAAATATGAAGATGCGGAAAAATTGGTGCAAAAAAGAGAGGAACAGGCGATCAAGGCCTTGGAAGCGGGAAATGAAGACTTAGCAAGAAAAGCACTGGAGGATAAAAAATCTCAAAGTGCCCAAGCTGAATCTTTTAAAGAATCTTATACTCGTGCTAAAGCAGATGCAGATACCCTACGAAATAAGTTAGATGAAATGAAAAATGAATATCATGAAATGCAAATGAAGAAGGACGCTTTAAAAGCGAGAGCGGAATCAGCCAAGACAAGAACAAAGATGAACCGTGCCATGTCTTCTATTGG contains the following coding sequences:
- a CDS encoding PspA/IM30 family protein, giving the protein MFKFFKRVSTVVSSELNAMIDKAEDPVKMLDQFMREMAEDIRESETAVAKLISNEKLLQRKYEDAEKLVQKREEQAIKALEAGNEDLARKALEDKKSQSAQAESFKESYTRAKADADTLRNKLDEMKNEYHEMQMKKDALKARAESAKTRTKMNRAMSSIGDDKSRQGFERMEEKVMNLEAEAETSEDLHSSNRSLDDEFEALEKDTVDDELEALKKKISKE